From Anopheles darlingi chromosome 2, idAnoDarlMG_H_01, whole genome shotgun sequence, the proteins below share one genomic window:
- the LOC125959794 gene encoding uncharacterized protein LOC125959794 has product MRMLKNTMDHRKECTHCNTHQDNPSERRFLEYLQNTTRETAATQFITTSPANSIEIERISTRAEKSSFLNPSGQIFSVVGRMISALVSCLATLQHQHQHQHQHQAASGKPAAFETTMVEQVRKPNRVNRPKSSVHPSVVGV; this is encoded by the exons ATGCGAATGCTGAAGAATACCATGGACCACCGTAAGGAAT GCACTCACTGCAATACCCACCAGGATAATCCGAGTGAGCGCAGGTTTCTAGAGTATCTTCAAAATACTACAAGAGAAACTGCAGCAACCCAATTTATCACAACAAGTCCCGCGAACAGTATCGAGATCGAACGTATTTCCACCCGAGCCGAGAAATCATCATTTCTCAATCCGTCCGGCCAAATATTTTCCGTTGTTGGACGAATGATCAGCGCTTTAGTTTCGTGCCTAGCTACAttacagcatcagcatcagcaccagcatcagcatcaggcagCATCAGGGAAACCGGCAGCGTTCGAAACGACGATGGTGGAGCAAGTGAGAAAGCCGAACCGAGTGAATCGACCGAAATCGTCCGTGCATCCGTCCGTGGTTGGCGTatga